CCGCGTCTGCCAAGTCGGCGGGATTTGCACGCAGGCCAAGCTCCTGCGCCGTGAGAGTCCATGCGCGGGATTGGTACCGGATCTGGACCGGGCGGGCCAGATAGGCGTCGACGTTGGGCGCGAGCTGTGCGGTGGCCTGAGGTCGGTCGAGCCACCCCACGGGACTGCCAACGACGGTGACGCCCGGGAGGATCTTGTCGCGACTGATGATCTGGAAGCCGGCAATGGCGAAGAGGCTGACGACGAGCGCCACGATGCCCCACGGCGGGAGGGCGAGCTGACGGGCAGCGGCGGGGCGATTATTTCGCGATGTCCGCTCGGCCGTCGCGCCGGATTGCTCGAAGAATGCTGGACCCGTGGCAACCGCGCGCCGCCGCGCGGGCTGCCTGTCACGGCTGCCGGGAAACGTCACTGGTCACCGGGTGTGCGCATCATGCCAGCTTGATGATACTCGTCAGAACGCGCGCGCCGAGCATGGGGGGAGCGTCGTTTAAGCGGGGACTGCGAGCTGCCGCGCGCGCCTCGCGCGGCCCCGTCAGTTCGGCGTGGCCGGATCTCCCGAATCGGTCGTCGACGGCATATACTGGAAGATCGGAGCGCGTGGGCGCAGAAAGCAACCGGAGGCGTGCCATGGCAGAAGATCAGCGGCCAGGAACCGTCTATTGGATCGATCATTTCGCGGTACCCAGCAACGATCTCGATCGCTGGATCAGGTTCCAGATCAACGTGCTGGGCGCGACGCTCGATCGCATCAACGGCCTCACCACCGAGGCGCGCAAGCGGAACCAATCCATCGCCGCGTTCTGCAAGACTCCCTACTCAATGGTGGACGCGTTTCTCCAGAGCGATCAGGTGCTGCCCGATTCCGAGCCGGGGTCGGCCTTGCCGCGCTTCGGGTTTTTCATCCGTCCCGAGGACATCGGCGCGCATCTGCGCCGGCTCGATGAGCAGCGCGTGCCCCACACGGACCCGATTCGAACGTCCGCGGAGGGAGATGAGGGAACGGCGATTCGCTTCTGCGATCCAGATGGGAACCAGCTCGAGTTTTGGGCGCCAACCCACCTACCACCCGGCGCAATGGCTGGCGAGACGCCGTGCAAAGTGGGACGGATTAGCCACGCCGTCTATGAGTCTCGTGACATCAACCGGACAGCCGACTTTTTCGACCGCTTCTGCGCGCTCGACCCGATAGCGAACGCTGACCTGGAGAAGGACACCCTCGCCCTGCCGCTTGCTGGCGGCGGGCGGATTGTCTTCCACAGCGTTGAACAGCTGGGATCCTGGACGTTGGCCCGCGCCCGCGGACAGGGACCGCACGCTGCCCTGACGGTGCGTGACGAGGACTATTTCGGGAACTATCGAAGAATGTGGGCGACACTGCCCGAGGGTGAACGGCCGGACCGCGCCGACGCGGTGGACTTCCCGTCACTGCCCGCTCGCACGGTGATGCATGGAAGCGGGGGCGGCCGGCGCTGGTTCCAGATGTTCGGCCGCGGCGACGACTTTTACGATTGGGACGCCAATGCGTTCCACTTCATCGGAAGCGTCGGGCTGGAAGATTCGCCCGCGATGACGTACCAGGCGCACTCGATGGATTGGCACGTCGAGCGCGTGCCGAAGGATGCCAACGGGCGCCCCATCGTGTAGCGGGTGCGCGGTCACTCGCGGCCCTCGGCAGGGGCGGACCGAGCCCCCCATCGCTGGGCTGGGCGTAGCTGCTCAGCGCGATCGTCCGACGCTCGCGACGAAGTCTCCGGACGTCGCAATGTGGAGCATTGGAGTCATGCTGGCTATCGCGCGCGCGTGGTCCTCCTCGGAGGCAGCAGCGCAGCAGTCTTCCAGCACGATAACCCGATAGTCGGCATCCACCGCGTGGCGCGCTGTCGATTCGACGACGAAGTTCGTCGAGACCCCGGTGAGGACGACGGTGTCAATGTCGCGCGCTGAGAGCATCGATTGCAGCTCGCTAGCGAAGAACGCATTGATCCGAGGCTTGCGCACGATCGGCTCGTCGCCGGCTGGCGCCACGGCTTCGAGGATCCGCGTACGCTCCTCGGCTTCGGCTGCGCTCGACGGGGCCCTCGTTCGCGCGGTGAACTTGTTCCGTGGCGAGGTAAAGCTGGCGCGTCGCGCCGCTGCGACGTAGATGATCGGCACGCCGGCGGTGCGCGCCGCGCCAAGGACGGCGCGGAGCGCGGCAACGAGCCGCTCCCTCCGCGCGGCTGGTATGTGCGCCGTGGTGAACTCGTGTACGTCCATACACAGGAGCGCCGTTTTGGCCTCCACGAGCTCCAGATCCATCCTCGTCTCCCTCGTCATTCGGTATCTAGAATGTCCGCCGCCCGCACCAAAAGAGCCGGCTTGCTCACGGCGCGCATGATGTGCGCGGCCACGCTTCCGTGGCGTAGCCGGCTGAAGCCGCCGCGCCCGTGGGTGCACAGGATGATCAGGTCGACCGTCGCCGACGCCTGCTCGACGCTTTCCCGCACGTCTGGCGCCACGTCGACGACGATCTCCACCCGCGCGCCGCTGGAATCGAGGCGGCGGGCGATGCCCTCGAGATACGCGGTGGCGGGGCTGCGATCCTGTTCCTTGCGGACCGAGCGGAAGAGCACCAGCCGCCGTAGCGGCCTTCCCGCCATCTCCTGGACCATGGGAAGCGCGTGCTCCGCGACGGCTGAGCCGTCGAGTAACACCAGGGCGTGCTCGGGCGTCGTGATGATCCCCCTCGATCGTGGCGTGACGAGCACGGGGCTGGCGCCATCGCGCACGAGGCGATCGGCGACGCTCCCGAGGGCCAGGCGCGCCAACCCCGTTCGGCCATGGGACGCGATGACCACCAGGTCGGGTCTCTGCTGACGCTCGCAGTCGAGGAGCGCCTGTTCGATCGGCCCATGGAGGACGAGGCATCGGACGGCCAGGCTGCCCAGCCCAAACGTATCTGCCAGACTCCGCAGCTCCCCCATGATGTGCGCGTCGTCGCTCTGACTGAAGTGATCATAGGCGTCAGCGTTGACCTCTCCACCGGCGGACGCCAGAGAGCCCGCGACCGGCTCGGCCACCCGCGCCAGGATGATCTCGGCCGATTGAGCCAGGGCGATGCGCTTGGCCAGGTCGACCGCCCGATCGCTGTCAGCCGATCCGTCACTGGGTACCAGGAGCCGCCGCACCACGCCCCCGCGTTTCGCCATTCGTCGTTGTCGCGCGCAGGGTAAGGCTTCGCGGCGGCACTTGTCCACCGGCCACGCCCGGAGCCGAAGCGAGGCGGCGCGCCGATGCCTTCCGTCGTGGAAGCTGGGAATCGTTGGTGGTGGCGGCAGCGTCGAGCCCCGACCAGGTTCGATGGTCAGGAGGGATTCGGTGGGCGCTGATAGTGGAGCCAGCCTAGCACGCGATATTGCCCGCGCGGCTCGACGACGTTGGCCGCATCGATCGCCAGCCACGCCTCTCCATTCGCGCTGAAGTTCTGTTCGACGAAGCTGACCCGATGGTCCGCCACTCGCGACACCAGGGCGACGTGGCCTGCACCTCCGTCGTCGAACACGAGGACGTCGCCGTGCTGCGGGCCGGGCGACTGGCCGTTTGGGACCGTCGATGCTCCGGGTGGGTGGTGTTGCCAGACGTCTACCGCGTGGCCGACGCCGCGCCACATCGCCTCTTGTACACCGAACCGCAAGGCGAAATAGCGCTGGACCAGCTCCACGCACTGGTACGTCAAGCCAAACGTGCCGAGGCAACCGTTCGATGGGTTCGTTCCGTTGGAGTAGACGGGCACGCCGTCGATCGCGGCGATTACCGTCCCCCACGGCGGCGGATAGCGGCATTCGACGGATGCCGTGGGCAGCGGAATGATGACGGGTGAGGGCGCAACGACTCCGCGGAGGACGGGTCGCATTGGCATGGGTGTCGCCGTCGGCGCCGCTTCCGGGCGTGCCCGCGAGGCCGGCGTCGCGGTCGCGATTGTGGCGCCTCCGTCGTACGCCGACGAAGCACTCAGCACGTCGTCCGGAACGCGGATCCGCTGGCCGGGCACCAAGACGTCTGGGCTGACCGCTGGATTGAGGTCGAGCAGGCTCGACATTGGCACGTTGAGGCGCCGCGCGATGGCGTAGAGCGTGTCTCCTGCTTGGACGTCATAGGACGGACCTGCCGAATCGGCGGCCGCGGCGTCGTCGGACAACCGAAGCACCTGGCCGACCGCGAGCGCGTCAGGGTCCGTGAGATCGTTGAGCGCCGCGATTTCGTCCGCGGGGACGCCCGTCGACGACGAGATCGCGGTCAGCGTGTCCCCCGGCTCCACCACGTACACATCATCGTTTCGCGATGCGACGACTGTCGGCGAGCCGGGTGATAGCACGAGAAGCGACCAGATCAGCGCAAGGATAGGGACTCTCGCGAGATTGCTCGACACCATGGGTGTTACACTGAACCCCCGAAGGGGCTGACTCCTTCGAGCCTCGCATCGCGATGGATACCGACCTCCGCACCCCAGGCTGTGCTTGAAACGAAGGAGTGCCACCCCGAATGGTTGCGCGTCGACTGCTCTCGATCCTCTTGCTGCTCATTCTCGTCGCACTCGTGGGCGGCGCTCCGGCATCCACGATGCTGGCGCAACCTTCGGTCGACGAGCAGCTCGATCAGATCCAACAGCGCGTTACGCAGATTCGCCAGCTCGATTTCACGACCCCTGTGCAGCGCGAGTTCATGAGCCATGATGCCCTCCGCGCGTACAACGAGGAGACGTTTTATCGCGACAACTCGCCGGAAGAGCTTGACGCGGTACAGACGCTCCTCGAGACGCTGGGCTATATCCCGAAGGGGCTGGACATCACCAGCCTGTTGCTGGACGTGCTGTCGGAAGAGGTGCTCGGTTTCTACGATCCGCAGACGAAGTCCATCTACGTCATCTCCGATGAAGGACGATTGAGCCCCGACGAGACGGTGACGTTCGCCCACGAGATGACCCACGCGCTTCAGGACCAGCACTGGGACCTGCACGCCCAGGAGCGGGCGCGCCAGGACAACAACGACCAGACGCTCGCCTTTCGCGCACTGGAAGAGGGGGACGCCGTTCTCTCGCAGACGCTGTACTCGTTGCGATACGTGCCCCAGGCGATCGCCGATTCGGCCGCGGAGGCCGGATCGACGGCGCTGCTCGACGCGTCGCCGCTGATCGTACGCCGAGAGCTCCTGTTCCCTTACGAGGATGGCTCGAACTTTCTGGTCAATCCCTTCCTGACGGGATCCTGGGATGCCATCGACGCGATCTGGGACAACCCACCAACGTCGACGGCGCAGATCCTGCACCCCGACAAGTACTTCGCGGGACAGCAACCGGTTGAGCTGCCACTGCCGGACCTGGCGAGCAAGCTGGGGGACGAATGGAAGCTGATCGACGACGACAACCTGGGGGAGCTGGACATCCGGACCCTCATCGAACAATTCGTCGACCGGTCGACCGCGGACAAGGCCGCGGCCGGATGGGCGGGCGACCACTACGAGATGTTTCGGCGTGACAGCGACGGCGCCGCCGTGTTCGCCTTTCGGTCGGCTTGGGACACGGAGACCGACGCGCGCGAGTTTTTCGACGCGTACAAGCGCGCGGCGGCCGGCCGGCACGGCACCGAGCTGCAAACCCTTCCGACTTCGAGCCTCAACCTCACAGGTCACCCCGATGACGCCTGGCTCGCCCAAGCGGGATCGTTCGGCCACGCCCTCGCCTTGGACGGCACGGACGTCGCCCTTGTTGTATTTACGGACCCGGTCGGGGCGAGCGTGCTGGAGGCACTGAGACCGTAGGCGCGCTCCTGGTGATCGGCCACTTATCGTACCGCTCGTAAATTGAGGTCGCTGGCCAGCGCGTCGAAACGCCCCGATGCGACCCAACGCGGACCGGGATCGTTTGCCCGCTGCTTCGGCGCAATGGCTCGGTGGGTCACCAGGTAACGGATGCTGGGGTATCGATCGAGGGCCGCGCGTCCTGCCGCGAGGGTCGCCCGGTACTGGGCGTCCGAAACCGGCGTCGCCAGGTCCCCGAGATCCTCCGTCTCGATGTTCACCGTGAGGTCGTTCGGCGCCCTCCCTGACGGGCCGGGCCACGCGTTGTTCCCTTCAAGGGTCCCATCCGACCATGAGCGGTCGCCGAGATCGACGTACTGGTGAATCTCGCCGGCGATGCCGATGCCGTAGTGCGCGGAAGCCTGACTTTCGGCGAGGCCGAACCAGCGGTCCATGCCTGCCAGCGTGCCCGCCGCCGTGTGGAGGACGATGGCGATCGGCCCGCCGCCGGGGCGCCCGGGCCAATAGTTTGGCGACATGAGGCGCTTGGCCACGAGCTGGGGGGCGTCGGCGTCGTGCGCGCCGCGGGCCGTCGCGGTAACGGGGGACGGCCGCTCATCGCGGGTCGCGGGGCCTGCGTTCGATAGGCTCGACTGCACAACACCGGTCTTGGCCAGAACACCGGACGCTTGTCCTTCAGCCTTCTGGTCCTGGGTGGATGGGTCTGGAATCCGAAGCGCCGTTCCGATCGCGATCACGTCAGGGTCCGCAATGGCATTCCGGGCCGCGATGTCCTGGACACGTACCCGGAGCCGCGCGGCGATGGCCGTGAGCGTGTCGCCGGGCGCGACGACGTATTCCCTCGTCTCCCGTGGTTCAAGGACGAGGACCTGGCCGAGCTGGATCACGTCAGGGTCCTC
This genomic stretch from Chloroflexota bacterium harbors:
- a CDS encoding VOC family protein, which gives rise to MAEDQRPGTVYWIDHFAVPSNDLDRWIRFQINVLGATLDRINGLTTEARKRNQSIAAFCKTPYSMVDAFLQSDQVLPDSEPGSALPRFGFFIRPEDIGAHLRRLDEQRVPHTDPIRTSAEGDEGTAIRFCDPDGNQLEFWAPTHLPPGAMAGETPCKVGRISHAVYESRDINRTADFFDRFCALDPIANADLEKDTLALPLAGGGRIVFHSVEQLGSWTLARARGQGPHAALTVRDEDYFGNYRRMWATLPEGERPDRADAVDFPSLPARTVMHGSGGGRRWFQMFGRGDDFYDWDANAFHFIGSVGLEDSPAMTYQAHSMDWHVERVPKDANGRPIV
- a CDS encoding isochorismatase family cysteine hydrolase → MDLELVEAKTALLCMDVHEFTTAHIPAARRERLVAALRAVLGAARTAGVPIIYVAAARRASFTSPRNKFTARTRAPSSAAEAEERTRILEAVAPAGDEPIVRKPRINAFFASELQSMLSARDIDTVVLTGVSTNFVVESTARHAVDADYRVIVLEDCCAAASEEDHARAIASMTPMLHIATSGDFVASVGRSR
- a CDS encoding universal stress protein; amino-acid sequence: MAKRGGVVRRLLVPSDGSADSDRAVDLAKRIALAQSAEIILARVAEPVAGSLASAGGEVNADAYDHFSQSDDAHIMGELRSLADTFGLGSLAVRCLVLHGPIEQALLDCERQQRPDLVVIASHGRTGLARLALGSVADRLVRDGASPVLVTPRSRGIITTPEHALVLLDGSAVAEHALPMVQEMAGRPLRRLVLFRSVRKEQDRSPATAYLEGIARRLDSSGARVEIVVDVAPDVRESVEQASATVDLIILCTHGRGGFSRLRHGSVAAHIMRAVSKPALLVRAADILDTE
- a CDS encoding LysM peptidoglycan-binding domain-containing protein; translated protein: MVSSNLARVPILALIWSLLVLSPGSPTVVASRNDDVYVVEPGDTLTAISSSTGVPADEIAALNDLTDPDALAVGQVLRLSDDAAAADSAGPSYDVQAGDTLYAIARRLNVPMSSLLDLNPAVSPDVLVPGQRIRVPDDVLSASSAYDGGATIATATPASRARPEAAPTATPMPMRPVLRGVVAPSPVIIPLPTASVECRYPPPWGTVIAAIDGVPVYSNGTNPSNGCLGTFGLTYQCVELVQRYFALRFGVQEAMWRGVGHAVDVWQHHPPGASTVPNGQSPGPQHGDVLVFDDGGAGHVALVSRVADHRVSFVEQNFSANGEAWLAIDAANVVEPRGQYRVLGWLHYQRPPNPS
- a CDS encoding LysM peptidoglycan-binding domain-containing protein — its product is MQHLFPDGTTNAVPRMAVFGLSVVLAATVRSGYAAQDSPRLYRVEAGDTLTAISVKTGVPLDQIIFLNEIEDPDVIQLGQVLVLEPRETREYVVAPGDTLTAIAARLRVRVQDIAARNAIADPDVIAIGTALRIPDPSTQDQKAEGQASGVLAKTGVVQSSLSNAGPATRDERPSPVTATARGAHDADAPQLVAKRLMSPNYWPGRPGGGPIAIVLHTAAGTLAGMDRWFGLAESQASAHYGIGIAGEIHQYVDLGDRSWSDGTLEGNNAWPGPSGRAPNDLTVNIETEDLGDLATPVSDAQYRATLAAGRAALDRYPSIRYLVTHRAIAPKQRANDPGPRWVASGRFDALASDLNLRAVR